One region of Deinococcus malanensis genomic DNA includes:
- a CDS encoding GNAT family N-acetyltransferase, producing MIRYRVRETVEFAALTELVRAAWGGQEDGSSWPGILARSLTWVCAYEGPTLIGFVNVAWDGGRHAFLLDTTVHPDHQRRGIGVRLVEEAAASARAGGAHWLHVDFEPHLAGFYARCGFGPTAAGLLRLG from the coding sequence TTGATCCGCTACCGCGTCCGCGAGACGGTCGAGTTCGCCGCGCTGACCGAACTGGTCCGTGCTGCCTGGGGTGGGCAGGAGGACGGCAGCAGCTGGCCCGGCATTCTGGCGCGCAGCCTGACCTGGGTCTGCGCCTACGAGGGTCCCACCCTGATCGGCTTCGTCAATGTGGCCTGGGACGGCGGCCGGCACGCTTTCCTGCTGGATACCACGGTGCATCCGGACCACCAGAGGCGTGGTATCGGCGTGCGTCTGGTGGAGGAGGCTGCAGCCTCGGCCCGGGCGGGCGGCGCGCACTGGCTGCATGTGGATTTCGAGCCTCATCTGGCAGGCTTCTATGCCCGCTGTGGCTTTGGGCCCACAGCAGCCGGGCTGCTCCGGCTGGGCTGA
- a CDS encoding BioF/Kbl family PLP-dependent acyltransferase: MTTSLSERLTQELSSLRESGLLIHPRVLDSANRARTRVDGREVVNLASNNYLGFADHPALKARAEQYLREWGAGAGAVRTIAGTLRIHEDFERQIADFKHTGSALVLHSGFTTNQGVLGALLREGDLVVSDELNHASIIDGLRLTKATKKVFKHADPEDLRRILAENDTDGLKLVVTDGVFSMDGDLAPLDRLVAVAREFGAVTYVDDAHGSGVMGAQGRGTVHHFGFEYADDVIQVGTLSKAWGGVGGYAAGHADLRQLLINRARPYLFSTAQPPAVVGALSAALDEVQRDPSLMERLWDNTRYFKTELEGLGFDIMGSVTPITPVVFGEASAAFEASRQLFDLGIFAVGLGFPTVPRNLARIRNIVTAEHTREDLDQALAAYAQVGRALGVIR, encoded by the coding sequence ATGACCACCTCCCTGTCCGAACGCCTGACTCAAGAGCTGTCCAGCCTGCGCGAATCGGGGCTGCTGATTCACCCGCGGGTGCTGGACAGTGCCAACCGTGCCCGCACCCGGGTGGACGGCCGGGAGGTCGTGAACCTTGCCAGCAACAACTACCTGGGCTTTGCCGACCATCCGGCGCTCAAAGCCCGCGCCGAGCAGTACCTGCGCGAGTGGGGCGCCGGGGCGGGCGCCGTGCGCACCATTGCCGGAACACTGCGCATCCACGAGGACTTCGAGCGTCAGATTGCCGACTTCAAGCACACCGGCAGCGCACTGGTGCTGCACAGCGGCTTCACCACCAACCAGGGCGTGCTGGGCGCCCTGCTGCGGGAAGGCGACCTGGTTGTCAGCGACGAGCTGAACCACGCCAGCATCATCGACGGACTGCGCCTGACCAAGGCGACCAAGAAGGTCTTCAAGCATGCGGACCCGGAGGATCTGCGGCGTATCCTCGCGGAAAACGACACCGACGGCCTGAAGCTGGTCGTCACCGACGGCGTGTTCAGCATGGACGGCGACCTGGCTCCGCTCGACCGGCTGGTGGCGGTGGCCCGCGAGTTCGGCGCCGTGACCTACGTGGACGACGCCCACGGCTCGGGCGTCATGGGCGCGCAGGGACGCGGCACGGTTCACCACTTCGGCTTCGAGTATGCCGACGATGTCATTCAGGTCGGCACGCTCAGTAAGGCCTGGGGGGGCGTGGGCGGCTACGCGGCCGGGCACGCCGACCTGCGCCAGCTGCTGATCAACCGCGCCCGGCCGTACCTGTTTTCCACCGCGCAGCCTCCGGCCGTGGTGGGCGCCCTGAGCGCCGCGCTCGACGAGGTGCAGCGCGACCCCAGCCTGATGGAGCGCTTGTGGGACAACACCCGCTACTTCAAGACCGAGCTCGAGGGTCTGGGCTTCGACATCATGGGCAGCGTGACGCCCATCACGCCGGTGGTCTTCGGCGAAGCCAGCGCGGCCTTCGAGGCCAGCCGTCAGCTGTTCGACCTGGGCATCTTTGCGGTCGGTCTGGGCTTCCCCACCGTGCCGCGCAACCTGGCCCGCATCCGCAACATCGTGACCGCCGAGCACACCCGTGAGGACCTCGATCAGGCGCTGGCCGCCTACGCACAGGTCGGCCGGGCCCTGGGCGTCATCCGTTAG
- a CDS encoding ABC transporter ATP-binding protein: protein MRQPLNSTAPRPGELFGVIFRTLPDLWRCAPGLISLLLAVVVVQGLVPAVSVFLSKWTIDGIGRLASGGEANLTLLALAWAATALVGQLTNVGGTVLQGHAADHFTVSTVTSLMRKMQALPGLDVVEDPRFHDDVETLQTGARFRPLNLVATLLGLLRAVVGVLGVAGALLVIGWWVPLVVVAGILPLAHAQIRLREVGWSLAIQRTQEARELAYDQQVGMRHEYAKEVRLYDLMPYLLGRYQRGALAYQGVMRGMRNRQVVGVLPHQALALAVTAGLFAYAVWRAGQGTLSAGDVVLVITALAQVRESLGSVAEYLGMGTEHLRWFQKYHDFLDAAPRVAPPAEPRPVPSRLTLTLQNVSFGYRDLPPVLDNVSVTIPEGQTVAIVGENGAGKTTLVKLLLRFYDPNAGQILLGEEGEQVDLRKVDIAAWRTQVAAVFQDFARFEWTLRDNILLGHSEEDARLAQAVFSSGLAAALDRVNNGLDARIGQTFGGVDLSGGQWQKLATARALYRDARVLILDEPTAALDPRSEAEVFGAFAALSRGRTTLLITHRLGSVLMADRILVMKQGRLIEDGTHAELLARGGEYAELWRLQASQYDDAAPVLEPAGSEV, encoded by the coding sequence ATGCGCCAACCCCTGAATTCCACCGCACCGCGCCCTGGAGAACTCTTCGGCGTGATTTTCCGTACCCTGCCTGACCTGTGGCGCTGCGCCCCAGGGCTTATTTCGCTGCTGCTGGCGGTGGTCGTGGTGCAGGGACTGGTGCCCGCGGTCAGCGTGTTCCTGAGCAAGTGGACCATTGACGGCATCGGGCGCCTTGCTTCGGGCGGCGAGGCCAACCTGACCCTGCTGGCGCTGGCCTGGGCCGCCACCGCCCTGGTCGGGCAACTGACGAACGTGGGCGGTACGGTGCTGCAGGGCCATGCGGCCGACCACTTCACCGTCAGCACGGTTACCAGCCTGATGCGCAAGATGCAGGCGCTGCCGGGTCTGGACGTCGTTGAAGACCCCCGGTTCCATGACGATGTCGAAACGCTTCAGACCGGAGCCCGATTTCGTCCGCTGAATCTGGTGGCCACCCTCCTGGGGCTGCTGCGCGCGGTGGTCGGCGTTCTGGGCGTGGCCGGCGCCCTGCTGGTCATCGGCTGGTGGGTACCGCTGGTGGTGGTGGCCGGCATTCTGCCGCTGGCACACGCCCAGATCCGCTTGCGGGAGGTTGGCTGGAGCCTGGCCATCCAGCGCACCCAGGAGGCGCGGGAACTGGCCTACGACCAGCAGGTCGGCATGCGTCACGAGTACGCCAAGGAGGTCCGGCTGTACGACCTGATGCCTTACCTGCTGGGCCGCTACCAGCGCGGGGCTCTGGCCTATCAGGGCGTGATGCGCGGCATGCGCAACAGACAGGTGGTGGGTGTGCTGCCGCATCAGGCGCTGGCCCTGGCCGTCACCGCCGGGCTGTTTGCCTACGCCGTGTGGCGCGCCGGGCAGGGCACCCTGAGTGCCGGGGATGTGGTGCTGGTCATCACCGCCCTGGCGCAGGTGCGCGAAAGTCTGGGCAGCGTGGCCGAGTACCTGGGCATGGGCACCGAGCACCTGCGCTGGTTCCAGAAATACCATGACTTCCTGGACGCGGCCCCCCGGGTAGCGCCGCCCGCCGAGCCCAGGCCGGTGCCCTCGCGCCTGACCCTGACATTGCAGAACGTGTCGTTTGGCTACCGCGACCTGCCGCCAGTGCTGGACAACGTTTCTGTGACCATTCCTGAGGGCCAGACCGTGGCCATCGTGGGCGAGAACGGCGCGGGGAAGACCACGCTGGTCAAGCTGCTGCTGCGGTTCTACGACCCCAACGCAGGTCAGATTCTTCTGGGCGAGGAGGGTGAGCAGGTGGACCTGCGGAAGGTGGACATCGCGGCCTGGCGCACGCAGGTCGCTGCCGTCTTCCAGGATTTCGCGCGCTTCGAGTGGACCCTGCGCGACAACATCCTGCTGGGCCACTCCGAGGAAGACGCCCGGCTGGCTCAGGCGGTCTTCAGCAGTGGTCTGGCGGCGGCCCTGGACCGCGTCAACAACGGCCTGGACGCGCGCATCGGGCAGACGTTCGGGGGTGTGGACCTGTCCGGCGGCCAGTGGCAGAAGCTGGCCACCGCGCGGGCGCTCTACCGCGACGCCCGCGTACTGATTCTGGACGAGCCCACCGCAGCGCTGGACCCCCGAAGTGAGGCCGAGGTCTTCGGTGCGTTTGCAGCACTCAGCCGGGGCCGCACGACCCTGCTGATCACCCACCGCCTGGGCAGCGTGCTGATGGCCGACCGCATTCTGGTCATGAAACAGGGCCGCCTGATTGAAGACGGCACGCACGCCGAACTGCTCGCGCGCGGCGGTGAATACGCCGAACTGTGGCGGCTTCAGGCCAGCCAGTACGACGATGCGGCGCCGGTTCTGGAGCCCGCCGGTTCAGAGGTGTAG
- the lpdA gene encoding dihydrolipoyl dehydrogenase — protein sequence MTKSYDFDVLVIGAGPGGYHAAIRAAQLGLKVACAERESVGGVCLNVGCIPTKALLHAGEQVAAARHAADFGLTFSGQTLDIAKLNGWKDGIVKKLTGGVGALFKANKVTHLQGQASFVDDHTVQVGDKTYTAANFIIATGSEPAKLPGLDVDQQVIVDSTGALVMPDPVPARMLCVGGGVIGFEFAHVYTNMGAQVKVIEFLPTIIPGADADAVKAFQKSMEKQGIKIATQTKANRAEKKADGVHVELEDVKTGAKTTEVFDRVLVAVGRRPRTDGLNAQAAGVTVTDRGFIPADKKQRTNVSHIYSIGDVASNPMLAHKAMKEGLVAAEVIAGKPAEQDAVAIPGVVYTSPELAWVGLTEQEARDKGYEVKTGNFPFSASGRAMTLQQTDGFVKMVVEKDTDLLLGVHIVGPHASDMLGEAGLALEMAATATDIALTIHAHPTLGESVLEAAEAVHKQAIHIMNR from the coding sequence ATGACCAAATCCTATGACTTCGACGTGCTGGTGATCGGCGCCGGGCCCGGCGGCTACCACGCGGCCATCCGCGCCGCGCAGCTGGGCCTCAAGGTCGCCTGCGCCGAGCGCGAGTCGGTCGGTGGCGTGTGCCTGAATGTGGGCTGTATTCCTACCAAGGCGCTGCTGCATGCCGGCGAGCAGGTGGCCGCCGCGCGGCACGCCGCCGACTTCGGCCTGACCTTCAGCGGCCAGACGCTTGACATCGCCAAGCTCAACGGCTGGAAAGACGGCATCGTCAAGAAACTGACTGGGGGTGTGGGCGCCCTGTTCAAGGCGAACAAGGTCACGCACCTGCAGGGGCAGGCCAGCTTCGTGGACGACCACACGGTGCAGGTCGGGGACAAGACCTACACGGCCGCCAACTTCATCATCGCCACCGGGTCCGAGCCGGCCAAGCTGCCGGGCCTGGACGTGGATCAGCAGGTCATCGTGGACTCCACCGGCGCGCTGGTCATGCCGGACCCGGTGCCGGCGCGGATGCTGTGCGTGGGCGGCGGCGTGATCGGCTTCGAATTCGCGCACGTGTACACCAACATGGGCGCCCAGGTCAAAGTCATCGAATTCCTGCCGACCATCATTCCTGGGGCCGACGCCGACGCCGTCAAGGCCTTCCAGAAGTCCATGGAGAAACAGGGCATCAAGATTGCCACCCAGACCAAGGCCAACCGCGCCGAGAAGAAGGCCGACGGCGTGCACGTGGAACTCGAAGACGTGAAGACCGGCGCGAAGACGACTGAAGTGTTTGACCGGGTGCTGGTGGCCGTGGGCCGCCGCCCGCGCACCGATGGCCTGAACGCCCAGGCGGCGGGCGTCACGGTCACCGACCGCGGCTTTATTCCCGCCGACAAGAAGCAGCGCACCAACGTCAGTCACATCTACTCCATCGGGGACGTGGCCAGCAATCCCATGCTGGCGCACAAGGCCATGAAAGAAGGACTGGTGGCCGCCGAGGTCATTGCCGGAAAGCCCGCCGAGCAGGACGCCGTGGCCATTCCCGGTGTGGTGTACACCAGTCCCGAGCTGGCCTGGGTGGGCCTGACCGAGCAGGAAGCCAGGGACAAGGGCTACGAGGTCAAGACCGGCAACTTCCCCTTCAGCGCCTCGGGCCGCGCCATGACCCTGCAGCAGACCGATGGCTTCGTGAAGATGGTCGTGGAGAAGGACACCGACCTGCTGCTGGGCGTGCACATCGTGGGCCCGCATGCCAGCGACATGCTGGGTGAGGCCGGGCTGGCCCTGGAAATGGCCGCCACCGCCACCGACATCGCGCTGACCATCCACGCGCACCCTACGCTGGGCGAAAGCGTGCTGGAAGCCGCCGAGGCCGTACACAAGCAGGCCATCCACATCATGAACCGCTGA
- the hemW gene encoding radical SAM family heme chaperone HemW, translating to MRQAELDSVVRHLYVHVPFCPSICPYCDFHVLTRRAGLVEAYLERLDQEAARLSETYALDLDTVYVGGGTPSFLRDDEIRALATAVQRHLGWGRLENTLEINPGTVSAPRAAHWRELGFDRASVGVQSLDDTTLRFLGRQHDAAQAREAVTTLVGSGLRVSGDLITAVPGQPLDSDIRGLVDLGVGHVSAYTLTIEPGTEFARRGVNVSEDDEREGFERTEELLTGLGFARYEVSNYARTGQQSRHNLAYWQGRTYLGLGPGAAGHYPAGTEGLLTTRCTNPHLHEWLTGQTGEVQPVDATEYVTDALFMGLRLKDGIDLSDLSRRAGMDVAQEYGAVIRRQVSRGLLVQDGAQLRATPQGWWVLNQVVAEFLNA from the coding sequence ATGCGCCAGGCAGAACTCGATTCCGTGGTGCGGCACCTGTACGTGCATGTGCCGTTCTGCCCCAGCATCTGCCCGTACTGCGACTTTCACGTGCTGACGCGCCGGGCCGGGCTGGTTGAGGCGTATCTGGAAAGGCTGGATCAGGAAGCCGCCCGGCTGTCGGAGACGTATGCCCTGGATCTGGACACGGTGTATGTGGGCGGCGGCACCCCCAGCTTCCTGCGTGATGACGAGATCCGTGCGCTGGCCACGGCGGTGCAGCGACACCTGGGCTGGGGAAGGCTGGAAAACACCCTAGAAATCAACCCGGGGACCGTGAGTGCCCCGCGTGCCGCCCACTGGCGGGAACTGGGCTTTGACCGCGCCAGTGTGGGCGTGCAGAGTCTGGACGACACCACCCTGCGCTTCCTGGGGCGTCAGCACGACGCGGCGCAGGCCCGCGAGGCGGTCACCACGCTGGTGGGCAGCGGCCTGCGGGTCAGTGGCGACCTGATCACGGCGGTGCCCGGGCAGCCGCTGGACTCGGATATCCGCGGGCTGGTGGACCTGGGTGTGGGGCACGTCAGCGCCTATACCCTGACCATCGAGCCGGGCACCGAGTTTGCGCGGCGCGGTGTGAACGTCAGCGAGGATGACGAAAGAGAGGGTTTCGAGCGCACCGAGGAACTTCTCACCGGCCTGGGCTTTGCCCGCTACGAGGTCAGCAACTACGCCCGGACCGGACAGCAGTCGCGCCATAACCTCGCGTACTGGCAGGGACGGACCTACCTGGGACTGGGTCCAGGCGCCGCCGGGCACTATCCGGCCGGCACGGAAGGCCTGCTCACCACCCGGTGCACCAACCCCCACCTGCATGAGTGGCTGACGGGACAGACGGGAGAGGTTCAGCCGGTGGACGCCACCGAATATGTGACCGACGCGCTGTTCATGGGCCTGCGGCTCAAAGACGGCATCGACCTGTCGGACCTGTCGCGCCGCGCCGGAATGGACGTAGCGCAGGAATACGGGGCCGTCATCCGTCGTCAGGTGTCCAGGGGCCTGCTGGTTCAGGACGGAGCTCAGCTGCGCGCCACGCCGCAGGGCTGGTGGGTCCTTAATCAGGTGGTTGCCGAGTTCCTGAACGCCTGA
- the ubiE gene encoding bifunctional demethylmenaquinone methyltransferase/2-methoxy-6-polyprenyl-1,4-benzoquinol methylase UbiE, translating to MTNRPPVGDRQDKGRDVQAMFASIAPRYDLLNRVLSLGVDRSWRRAAAAEALALGPKRILDVATGTADFALELKARAPQAEVVGSDFVPQMLEIGREKARARYLEITLEEGDALNLPYPDASFDTVTCSFGFRNFADYARGLAEFHRVLRPGGRAVILEFPPPARGLFGSVFRFYFQQVLPRIGALISGNAGAYTYLPESVLAFPDPERLAGLMRATGFRSRYQRLTFGIAAIHVGDKL from the coding sequence ATGACGAACAGGCCGCCGGTGGGAGATCGCCAGGACAAGGGCAGGGACGTGCAGGCCATGTTTGCCAGCATCGCGCCGCGGTATGACCTGCTCAACCGTGTGCTGAGCCTCGGTGTGGACCGCTCGTGGCGCCGGGCCGCCGCCGCCGAGGCGCTCGCATTGGGGCCGAAGCGCATTCTGGATGTGGCCACCGGCACGGCCGATTTTGCACTGGAGCTCAAGGCGCGCGCTCCACAGGCTGAGGTGGTCGGCAGCGATTTCGTGCCGCAGATGCTGGAGATCGGCCGGGAAAAGGCGCGGGCGCGCTACCTGGAGATCACCCTGGAAGAAGGCGACGCCCTGAATCTTCCCTATCCGGATGCCAGCTTCGACACGGTGACCTGCTCGTTCGGGTTTCGTAATTTCGCGGACTACGCCCGGGGGCTGGCCGAGTTTCACCGGGTGCTGCGCCCGGGGGGGCGGGCCGTGATCCTGGAGTTTCCGCCACCCGCCAGAGGGCTCTTTGGCAGCGTGTTCCGCTTCTACTTCCAGCAGGTGCTGCCGCGTATCGGCGCGCTGATCAGCGGCAACGCCGGGGCGTACACCTACCTGCCGGAAAGCGTGCTGGCCTTCCCTGACCCCGAGCGATTAGCCGGGCTGATGCGCGCCACCGGCTTCCGCAGCCGCTATCAGCGACTGACCTTCGGCATCGCGGCCATACATGTGGGGGACAAACTCTAG